One Aegilops tauschii subsp. strangulata cultivar AL8/78 chromosome 2, Aet v6.0, whole genome shotgun sequence genomic window, TGTGTAGTTGTTATAGCTAGTGATCAAGTCCGCGCGTGCGTGCAAGTGAGACTAACCCGGTGGCAGGCTTGCGATGGCTGGTGGAGGGTTCGCCGTGGCCGATGCCCCGTCGGGCGACTACGGCGGCGGCATAACCTTCTCCGTCGTGGTCACCTGCCTCATGGcagcctccggtggcctcatctTCGGCTATGACATCGGCATCTCAGGTACCGGCCTCACGCGTGTATGCAATTCTGCCGAGATGTGTGTTTCTCTAATCTCTATGCATGTACGTACATCGGTGATAATGTTTGGTCGACCAGGCGGCGTGACGGCGATGGAGTCATTCCTGGAGGAATTCTTCCCGGGCGTGCTCAGACGgatggcggcggcgcggcgggaccagTACTGCGTCTACGACAGCCACGTGCTCACGGCGTTCACGTCGTCGCTGTACCTGGCGGAAAATTATGTTTCCTTTCATTTATTTGTTTAAGTGGCGGAAAATTTCAAACCACTCCAGATTCGGTGGTGGAAATTGCG contains:
- the LOC109761247 gene encoding sugar transport protein MST1-like, yielding MAGGGFAVADAPSGDYGGGITFSVVVTCLMAASGGLIFGYDIGISGGVTAMESFLEEFFPGVLRRMAAARRDQYCVYDSHVLTAFTSSLYLAENYVSFHLFV